A genomic window from Streptomyces sp. MST-110588 includes:
- the mnmA gene encoding tRNA 2-thiouridine(34) synthase MnmA, producing the protein MTDAPRRLRVLAAMSGGVDSAVAAARAAEAGHDVTGVHLALSENPKSFRTGARGCCTIEDSHDARRAADVIGIPFYVWDLAERFREDVVEDFFAEYEAGRTPNPCLRCNEKIKFAALLDKALALGFDAVCTGHYATIVRNEEDGGLELHRASDMAKDQSYVLGVLDERQLAHAMFPLGDTVTTKAEIREEAARRGLFVAKKPDSHDICFIADGDTQAFLAKRLGTAEGDIVDESGAKVGTHQGAYGFTIGQRKGLRIGTPAPDGKPRYVLDISPVNNTVTVGPAESLDVTALTAVRPRWCGQAPTGPGTYTAQLRAHGGETEVRAELADGELRVSFTEPVRGVAPGQAIVLYDGTRVVGSATIATTRRVAAAVTPA; encoded by the coding sequence ATGACTGACGCTCCCCGCCGCCTGCGCGTACTGGCCGCCATGTCCGGAGGTGTCGACTCCGCCGTCGCCGCCGCCCGCGCCGCCGAAGCCGGCCACGACGTGACCGGCGTGCACCTCGCGCTCTCCGAGAACCCCAAGTCCTTCCGTACGGGCGCCCGCGGGTGCTGCACGATCGAGGACTCCCACGACGCCCGCCGCGCCGCCGACGTCATCGGCATCCCGTTCTACGTCTGGGACCTGGCCGAGCGCTTCCGCGAGGACGTGGTGGAGGACTTCTTCGCGGAGTACGAGGCGGGCCGTACGCCCAACCCCTGTCTGCGCTGCAACGAGAAGATCAAGTTCGCCGCGCTGCTGGACAAGGCGCTCGCCCTGGGCTTCGACGCGGTGTGCACGGGCCATTACGCCACGATCGTGCGCAATGAAGAAGACGGCGGCCTGGAGCTGCACCGCGCCTCCGACATGGCCAAGGACCAGTCGTACGTGCTCGGCGTCCTGGACGAGCGGCAGCTCGCGCACGCGATGTTCCCGCTCGGCGACACCGTGACGACCAAGGCGGAGATCCGGGAGGAGGCCGCCCGGCGCGGCCTGTTCGTGGCCAAGAAGCCCGACAGCCACGACATCTGCTTCATCGCCGACGGCGACACCCAGGCGTTCCTGGCCAAGCGGCTCGGTACGGCCGAGGGTGACATCGTGGACGAGTCCGGCGCCAAGGTCGGCACGCACCAGGGCGCGTACGGCTTCACCATCGGCCAGCGCAAGGGCCTGCGGATCGGCACCCCGGCGCCGGACGGCAAGCCGCGCTACGTCCTGGACATCTCCCCGGTGAACAACACCGTCACCGTCGGCCCGGCCGAGTCCCTGGACGTGACGGCCCTGACCGCCGTCCGGCCGCGCTGGTGCGGGCAGGCGCCGACCGGCCCCGGCACGTACACCGCCCAGCTCCGCGCCCACGGCGGCGAGACGGAGGTACGCGCGGAGCTGGCCGACGGCGAGCTGCGCGTCTCCTTCACCGAGCCGGTGCGCGGTGTCGCCCCCGGCCAGGCGATCGTGCTGTACGACGGCACGCGGGTGGTGGGCTCCGCCACGATCGCCACGACGCGGCGCGTCGCGGCGGCCGTCACCCCTGCTTGA
- a CDS encoding N-acetylmuramoyl-L-alanine amidase, giving the protein MGKADQESTGRDAGEEGADAADAAPGSAKGVDRRGLLLGGAGVLAGLGVAAYAARDELSHWWWRLPGQEKPRKEGEVDFRGAQWVPASPANYRRADRPADYTIDRVVIHVVQGGYRSALKVFQDPAHGAAAHYVLHKDGRVTQLVRELDVAYHSGNRAWNERSIGIEHEGFVDRPESFTPAMYAASARLTAAICRRYGFPADRNHIVGHIEVPGTDHTDPGPHWNWNHYLHLVQAIPPEPSPSPSSGR; this is encoded by the coding sequence ATGGGGAAAGCCGATCAGGAGAGCACCGGGCGCGACGCCGGCGAGGAGGGCGCCGACGCCGCCGACGCGGCGCCGGGGTCCGCCAAGGGCGTCGACCGGCGGGGGCTGCTGCTCGGCGGCGCGGGCGTGCTGGCCGGCCTCGGCGTGGCCGCCTACGCCGCCCGCGACGAGCTCTCGCACTGGTGGTGGCGACTGCCGGGACAGGAGAAACCGCGCAAAGAGGGCGAAGTAGACTTTCGGGGCGCGCAGTGGGTGCCGGCCTCCCCGGCGAACTACCGACGGGCGGACCGGCCCGCCGACTACACCATCGACCGGGTCGTCATCCACGTCGTACAGGGCGGCTACCGCTCCGCCCTGAAAGTCTTCCAGGACCCGGCCCACGGCGCCGCCGCCCACTACGTCCTGCACAAGGACGGCCGGGTGACGCAGCTCGTCCGCGAACTGGACGTCGCCTACCACTCGGGCAACCGCGCCTGGAACGAACGCAGCATAGGCATCGAACACGAGGGCTTCGTCGACCGCCCCGAGTCCTTCACCCCAGCCATGTACGCGGCCTCCGCCCGCCTGACCGCCGCAATCTGCCGCCGCTACGGCTTCCCCGCCGACCGCAACCACATCGTCGGCCACATCGAGGTCCCCGGCACCGACCACACCGACCCAGGCCCCCACTGGAACTGGAACCACTACCTACACCTGGTACAAGCCATACCCCCGGAGCCGTCTCCGTCCCCGTCCTCGGGGCGATGA
- a CDS encoding helix-turn-helix transcriptional regulator codes for MNHAEWKTRRHRKLLGEAAEENAEYDRLYEEAELAHDLGQLVYDRRTALGLSQTELAERCGMKQPQVSRIEGGGTVPTIPLLRRLARALDADLTIELTPHQQAA; via the coding sequence GTGAACCACGCCGAATGGAAGACTCGCCGCCACCGCAAACTCCTCGGTGAGGCGGCGGAGGAGAACGCCGAGTACGACCGCCTGTACGAGGAGGCCGAACTGGCCCACGACCTCGGCCAGTTGGTCTACGACCGGCGCACCGCTCTGGGCCTGTCCCAGACCGAGCTCGCCGAACGCTGCGGGATGAAGCAGCCCCAGGTCTCCCGGATCGAAGGCGGCGGTACCGTACCCACCATCCCGCTCCTGCGCCGCCTGGCCCGCGCCCTTGACGCCGACCTGACCATCGAACTCACCCCGCACCAACAGGCCGCCTGA
- a CDS encoding type II toxin-antitoxin system RelE/ParE family toxin translates to MTGERYTIEIEPEVRLWLENLPAHHYVIAEQKVDRLAEQATTLGEPYSRHLGGKLRELRFDLDGSAQRITYWLAPGCRVVLLTVFRKTKMRERAEAERAHAVQAACEASHEPATEHNIYSRPIKEELP, encoded by the coding sequence ATGACCGGTGAGCGGTACACCATCGAGATCGAGCCCGAGGTCCGCCTCTGGCTGGAGAATCTGCCCGCCCACCACTACGTGATAGCCGAGCAGAAGGTCGACCGCCTCGCCGAGCAGGCGACCACCCTCGGCGAGCCCTACTCCCGTCATCTCGGCGGCAAGCTCCGCGAGTTACGTTTCGACCTTGACGGTAGCGCTCAACGCATCACCTACTGGCTCGCCCCGGGTTGCCGTGTCGTACTGCTGACCGTCTTCCGCAAGACGAAGATGCGTGAGAGGGCGGAAGCGGAGCGCGCCCACGCCGTCCAAGCCGCATGCGAGGCCAGTCATGAGCCGGCCACCGAACACAACATCTACAGTCGTCCGATCAAGGAGGAGCTGCCGTGA
- a CDS encoding cysteine desulfurase family protein, with protein MVYLDHAATTPMLPEAVQAMTAQLTVTGNASSLHAAGRQARRTVEEARESLAASLGARPSEVVFTSGGTEADNLAVKGLYWARRDADPARTRVLASPVEHHAVLDAVDWLAEHEGARVEWLPVDAYGRVHADALREAIARDPADVALATVMWANNETGTVMPVHELARVAKEFDVPLHADAVQAVGQLEVDFGASGLAAMTVSAHKIGGPYGIGALLLGREYAPVPVLHGGGQERHVRSGTLDTPAIAAFAAAARHAVAHRADFACEIGALRDDLIKAVRTAAPDAVLGGDPDPAGRLPANAHFSFPGCEGDSLLLLLDAQGIACSTGSACTAGIAQPSHVLLATGTDPALARGTLRFSLGHTSTRADIEALAEAIGPAVERARSAGLS; from the coding sequence ATGGTTTACCTCGACCACGCCGCCACCACCCCGATGCTCCCGGAGGCGGTGCAGGCGATGACCGCCCAGCTCACCGTCACCGGCAACGCCTCCTCCCTGCACGCCGCCGGACGGCAAGCCCGGCGTACCGTCGAGGAGGCCCGGGAATCCCTGGCCGCCTCGCTCGGCGCCCGCCCCAGTGAGGTCGTCTTCACCTCGGGCGGCACGGAAGCCGACAACCTCGCCGTCAAGGGCCTGTACTGGGCCCGCCGGGACGCCGACCCGGCCCGTACCCGCGTGCTGGCCAGCCCCGTCGAGCACCACGCCGTCCTGGATGCCGTGGACTGGCTCGCCGAGCACGAGGGCGCCCGCGTGGAGTGGCTGCCCGTGGACGCGTACGGGCGGGTGCACGCCGACGCGCTGCGCGAGGCCATCGCCCGCGACCCCGCAGACGTGGCCCTGGCCACCGTCATGTGGGCCAACAACGAAACCGGCACGGTCATGCCGGTCCACGAACTCGCCCGGGTCGCCAAGGAGTTCGACGTCCCGCTGCACGCCGACGCGGTACAGGCGGTCGGCCAACTGGAGGTGGACTTCGGCGCCTCCGGCCTGGCCGCCATGACCGTCTCGGCCCACAAGATCGGCGGCCCGTACGGCATCGGCGCCCTGCTGCTGGGCCGCGAGTACGCCCCCGTACCGGTGCTGCACGGCGGCGGCCAGGAGCGGCACGTACGCTCCGGCACGCTGGACACCCCCGCCATCGCGGCCTTCGCCGCAGCCGCCCGGCACGCCGTCGCCCACCGCGCGGACTTCGCCTGCGAGATCGGCGCGCTGCGCGACGACCTGATCAAGGCCGTACGGACCGCGGCACCCGACGCCGTCCTGGGCGGCGACCCCGACCCGGCCGGCCGGCTGCCCGCCAACGCCCACTTCTCCTTCCCCGGCTGCGAGGGCGATTCCCTGCTCCTCCTCCTGGACGCCCAGGGCATCGCCTGCTCCACCGGCTCCGCCTGCACAGCCGGTATCGCCCAGCCCAGCCACGTCCTCCTCGCCACCGGCACCGACCCGGCCCTGGCCCGCGGCACCCTGCGCTTCTCCCTCGGCCACACCTCCACCCGCGCGGACATCGAAGCCCTGGCAGAAGCGATCGGCCCAGCAGTCGAACGGGCCCGCAGCGCAGGCCTGAGCTGA
- a CDS encoding alpha/beta hydrolase, with product MTTDDWTLDRTYRSSVGEVRWTALGPPTAPPVVLLHGTPFSSYIWRGVARALAGRHRVLAWDMPGYGTSEKYEDQDVSLAAQGRVFTELLAHWELTEPDVVAHDFGGCVALRAHLLHGARYRRLVLVDALTLAPWGTPTYRLLGAHPEIFGQLPPALHRALVREYVSSASHRGLHPAVLDRLVEPWCTAEGRPAFYRQIARNDQRFTDEIQPRYGEVAVPTLICWGAEDTWDPATKGHELASLIPGARLHLIPGAGHLVQEDAPAELTAALTDFLRPRPECDGRHDGS from the coding sequence ATGACGACCGACGACTGGACGCTGGACCGTACGTACCGCAGTTCCGTCGGCGAGGTGCGCTGGACCGCCCTTGGCCCGCCCACCGCACCTCCCGTGGTCCTGCTGCACGGCACCCCGTTCTCCTCCTACATCTGGCGCGGCGTCGCCCGCGCGCTCGCCGGGCGGCACCGCGTCCTGGCCTGGGACATGCCGGGCTACGGCACCTCGGAGAAGTACGAGGACCAGGACGTCTCCCTCGCCGCGCAGGGCCGGGTCTTCACCGAACTCCTCGCGCACTGGGAGCTGACCGAGCCGGACGTGGTGGCGCACGACTTCGGCGGCTGCGTCGCGTTGCGCGCCCACCTTCTGCACGGTGCCCGCTATCGCCGTCTGGTTCTGGTGGACGCCCTGACCCTGGCTCCCTGGGGGACCCCCACCTACCGCCTGCTCGGCGCCCACCCCGAGATCTTCGGGCAGCTTCCGCCCGCGCTGCACCGGGCACTCGTACGGGAGTACGTCAGTTCCGCCAGCCACCGCGGGCTGCACCCGGCCGTCCTGGACCGTCTCGTGGAGCCCTGGTGCACCGCGGAGGGGCGCCCCGCCTTCTACCGCCAGATCGCCCGGAACGACCAGCGCTTCACCGACGAGATCCAGCCGCGCTACGGGGAGGTCGCGGTCCCGACCCTGATCTGCTGGGGCGCCGAGGACACCTGGGACCCCGCCACCAAGGGCCACGAACTGGCCTCCCTCATCCCCGGTGCTCGCCTCCACCTCATCCCCGGCGCCGGCCACCTCGTCCAGGAAGACGCCCCGGCGGAACTGACCGCGGCCCTGACGGACTTCCTGCGGCCACGGCCGGAATGCGACGGCCGCCACGACGGCTCCTAG
- a CDS encoding type II toxin-antitoxin system Phd/YefM family antitoxin has translation MSDTVAMTEARARFGSLVRRTALARERITITDHGQPAAVLIHPQELADLEDSLALAEYRAQQAAGTFRGVPHEEVRRRLGLERG, from the coding sequence ATGAGTGACACGGTGGCAATGACAGAGGCCCGGGCGCGCTTCGGCTCGCTGGTCCGTCGTACGGCGCTCGCTCGCGAGCGCATCACGATCACCGATCACGGTCAGCCTGCAGCGGTGTTGATACACCCCCAGGAGCTGGCAGACCTGGAGGATTCGCTGGCACTGGCCGAGTACCGAGCCCAGCAAGCGGCCGGCACCTTTCGCGGGGTCCCCCATGAAGAGGTTCGTCGGCGACTCGGCCTGGAGCGTGGGTGA
- a CDS encoding type II toxin-antitoxin system RelE/ParE family toxin codes for MSYSIVWGESAINAAAGFLKDDANGLSQLLATVDLLADNPRPDGTTAYGSSDLRRMYVGRYRVLYEITDTTTTVAILHLGRTL; via the coding sequence GTGAGTTACAGCATCGTCTGGGGAGAATCCGCCATCAACGCGGCGGCGGGATTCCTCAAAGACGACGCCAACGGTCTCAGTCAGCTCCTCGCAACCGTCGACCTACTGGCCGACAACCCACGTCCGGACGGAACCACCGCATACGGATCCTCCGACCTGCGCCGTATGTATGTCGGTAGATACCGGGTTCTTTATGAAATCACCGACACGACGACCACAGTCGCGATCCTTCACCTGGGCCGCACGCTCTGA
- a CDS encoding thioesterase family protein: MSTVTIGNSEFDRDTAVVRRSPGVYDTQLSEGWTIIQAVNGGYLLALMGRALGDALAHPDPFSVTAHYLTASVPGPAVIRTETIRTGRTMSTGGATLVQFQEDGTEVERMRVLAAYGDLDALPDDVRTTAKPPALPPYEHCLGADSGPGGRPAIPGSTRIAERLNLRLDPATAGWAVGRPSGKGEMRAWFGLADGRDPDPLSLLLTVDALPPTAFDIGLTGWVPTVELTTHIRRRPAPGPLRVSITTRNLAGGFLEEDAEVWDTEDRLVAQSRQLARAPLGA; encoded by the coding sequence ATGTCCACGGTGACCATAGGTAACAGTGAGTTCGACCGCGACACGGCGGTCGTCCGGCGCTCGCCCGGCGTCTACGACACCCAGCTCTCCGAAGGCTGGACCATCATCCAGGCCGTCAACGGCGGCTACCTCCTGGCCCTGATGGGACGGGCCCTGGGAGACGCCCTGGCGCACCCCGACCCCTTCTCGGTCACCGCGCACTACCTGACGGCCTCCGTCCCCGGCCCCGCCGTCATCCGTACGGAGACCATCCGCACCGGCCGCACCATGTCCACCGGCGGCGCCACCCTCGTACAGTTCCAGGAGGACGGCACCGAGGTCGAACGGATGCGGGTGCTGGCCGCCTACGGCGACCTCGACGCGCTCCCCGACGACGTCCGCACCACCGCCAAGCCGCCGGCCCTGCCCCCGTACGAACACTGCCTCGGCGCCGACAGCGGCCCCGGCGGACGCCCGGCCATCCCCGGCAGCACCCGCATCGCCGAGCGCCTGAACCTGCGCCTGGACCCGGCCACCGCGGGCTGGGCGGTCGGCCGGCCCTCCGGCAAGGGCGAGATGCGCGCCTGGTTCGGCCTCGCCGACGGCCGCGACCCCGACCCGCTCTCGCTGCTGCTGACGGTCGACGCCCTGCCGCCCACCGCCTTCGACATCGGCCTGACCGGCTGGGTCCCCACCGTCGAACTGACCACCCACATCCGCCGCCGCCCGGCCCCCGGCCCGCTGCGGGTCTCCATCACCACCCGCAACCTGGCGGGCGGCTTCCTGGAGGAGGACGCCGAGGTCTGGGACACCGAGGACCGCCTGGTCGCCCAGTCCCGCCAACTGGCCCGGGCACCGCTGGGGGCGTGA
- a CDS encoding trimeric intracellular cation channel family protein — protein sequence MLHMLYLVGVSAFAASGVLAAYRADMDPFGGLVLAFAASISGGTLRDLILNRHPLYWTHDWVLLTVIICVGVATMVYLHFWSLPRRSLLVVDAIGLAVVTVIGARAAISAGATPLAVVILSVLTGVTGEVVRDVLCGEFPPLLLREDVYAIAALAGGACYLGLHHLGTGATPAAVVSAGVVFALRMGAVYFGLHLPRPQQLRAGDWRLKNRDRGSGR from the coding sequence ATGCTGCACATGCTCTATCTGGTCGGCGTCTCGGCCTTCGCCGCGAGCGGTGTCCTGGCCGCCTACCGCGCCGACATGGACCCCTTCGGCGGCCTGGTCCTCGCCTTCGCCGCGTCCATCTCCGGCGGCACCCTGCGCGACCTGATCCTCAACCGCCACCCGCTGTACTGGACCCACGACTGGGTCCTGCTGACGGTCATCATCTGTGTCGGCGTGGCCACCATGGTCTACCTGCACTTCTGGTCGCTGCCGCGCAGGTCGCTGCTGGTGGTGGACGCCATCGGGCTGGCCGTCGTCACCGTCATCGGGGCCCGGGCGGCCATCTCGGCCGGCGCCACCCCGCTCGCGGTGGTCATCCTGTCCGTGCTAACCGGCGTCACCGGAGAGGTCGTACGCGACGTGCTGTGCGGCGAGTTTCCGCCGCTGCTGCTGCGCGAGGACGTGTACGCGATCGCCGCGCTGGCCGGCGGCGCCTGCTACCTGGGACTGCACCACCTGGGGACCGGCGCCACCCCCGCCGCGGTGGTCTCGGCGGGGGTGGTCTTCGCGCTGCGTATGGGGGCGGTGTACTTCGGGCTGCACCTGCCCCGGCCGCAGCAGCTCCGCGCGGGCGACTGGCGGCTGAAGAACCGGGACCGGGGCAGCGGCCGGTGA
- a CDS encoding M1 family metallopeptidase, whose amino-acid sequence MALSRSARHRTRLLALATAAASGFAVAAAPGAAPGAPGVGDSYFPLLGNGGYDALHYDLGVSYDPASGRLDGRTTLTARATQDLSAFNLDLQKLTVTSIRVNGHRAEFTRSGDEITVTPGKRLREGERFTVKVVYGGVPLPLSGPIVFGSDYGWMKTKDGVFVACEPNAASTWFPSSDHPSDKATYDIRIDAPKGLTGVSNGRLVSSYERDGRSYAHWRERRPMATYLATATIGKFDVRRGTTPGGIPIYVAIDPALPTGPVDVYAITAEATDYWSQVFGPYPFEETGAIVDDMPQAGFSLEVQTKPAYSAVRNETTIVHELSHQWFGDSVSVERWKHIWLNEGFATYAQWLWAEHKGTRSAHDAFVAAYNARPADSDFWKIKVADPQRDTMFASAVYQRGAMTLQVLRERIGDKAFFKLLPTWTKLHRYGNATTEQFVALAEKVSGQRLGDLFHTWLETTTKPPLP is encoded by the coding sequence ATGGCACTCTCCCGATCTGCACGTCACAGAACCCGTCTGCTCGCCCTGGCCACGGCGGCGGCCTCGGGGTTCGCCGTCGCCGCCGCGCCCGGGGCCGCCCCCGGCGCGCCCGGCGTGGGCGACAGCTACTTCCCGCTGCTGGGCAACGGCGGGTACGACGCCCTCCACTACGACCTCGGCGTCAGCTACGACCCGGCGAGCGGCCGGCTCGACGGCCGTACGACGCTGACCGCCCGTGCCACCCAGGACCTGAGCGCCTTCAACCTCGACCTCCAGAAGCTGACGGTCACCTCGATCCGGGTCAACGGACACCGGGCCGAGTTCACCCGCTCCGGTGATGAGATCACCGTCACCCCGGGCAAGCGGCTGCGCGAGGGCGAGCGGTTCACCGTCAAGGTCGTCTACGGCGGCGTCCCGCTGCCGCTGAGCGGCCCCATCGTCTTCGGCTCCGACTACGGCTGGATGAAGACCAAGGACGGTGTCTTCGTCGCCTGCGAGCCCAACGCGGCCTCGACCTGGTTCCCCTCCAGCGACCACCCCAGCGACAAGGCCACGTACGACATACGCATCGACGCGCCCAAGGGCCTGACCGGCGTCTCCAACGGCCGGCTGGTCTCCTCCTACGAGCGCGACGGCCGCTCCTACGCCCACTGGCGGGAGCGCCGGCCGATGGCCACGTACCTGGCGACCGCCACGATCGGCAAGTTCGACGTGCGCCGCGGCACCACCCCCGGCGGCATCCCCATCTACGTCGCGATCGACCCGGCCCTGCCCACCGGCCCGGTCGACGTCTACGCGATCACCGCGGAGGCCACCGACTACTGGTCCCAGGTCTTCGGCCCGTACCCCTTCGAGGAGACCGGCGCCATCGTCGACGACATGCCGCAGGCCGGGTTCTCCCTGGAGGTGCAGACCAAACCGGCCTACTCCGCCGTACGCAACGAGACGACCATCGTCCACGAGCTGTCCCACCAGTGGTTCGGCGACTCCGTCTCCGTCGAGCGCTGGAAGCACATCTGGCTCAACGAGGGCTTCGCCACGTACGCGCAGTGGCTGTGGGCCGAACACAAGGGCACCCGCAGCGCCCACGACGCGTTCGTGGCCGCCTACAACGCCCGGCCCGCCGACTCCGACTTCTGGAAGATCAAGGTCGCCGACCCGCAGCGTGACACGATGTTCGCCTCGGCGGTCTACCAGAGGGGCGCGATGACCCTCCAGGTGCTGCGCGAGCGCATCGGGGACAAGGCGTTCTTCAAGCTGCTGCCGACGTGGACGAAGCTGCACCGGTACGGCAACGCCACCACCGAACAGTTCGTCGCGCTGGCCGAGAAGGTCTCCGGGCAGCGGCTCGGTGACCTCTTCCACACCTGGCTGGAGACCACCACCAAGCCGCCGCTGCCGTAA
- a CDS encoding dipeptide ABC transporter ATP-binding protein encodes MRKTAGRTAPAAAGAGDGEPLLRVRGLVRHFPITKGLLKRHVGAVQAVDGIDFEVRPGETLGVVGESGCGKSTMGRLITRLDEPTGGSIEFDGKDITHLSPGQLRPMRRDVQMIFQDPYGSLNPRHTIGGIIGTPFRLQGVEPEGGVKKEVQRLLELVGLSPEHYNRYPHEFSGGQRQRIGIARALALKPKLVVADEPVSALDVSIQAQVVNLMDDLQKELGLTYVIIAHDLSVIRHVSDRIAVMYLGKIVELGDRTSLYEAPMHPYTKALLSAVPVPDPKRRTQRDRILLKGDVPSPINPPSGCRFRTRCWKATEVCGTTEPPLTALRTGHKVACHHPENAPDQVPGEASGGASGSASGGATGGTPGTASDGPADAEK; translated from the coding sequence CTGCGCAAGACGGCGGGCCGCACGGCCCCGGCCGCGGCCGGGGCCGGGGACGGCGAACCGCTGCTGCGGGTCCGCGGGCTGGTCCGGCACTTCCCGATCACCAAGGGCCTGCTCAAGCGGCACGTCGGGGCGGTGCAGGCGGTGGACGGCATCGACTTCGAGGTACGGCCGGGGGAGACGCTGGGCGTGGTCGGCGAGTCCGGCTGCGGCAAGTCCACGATGGGCCGGCTGATCACCCGGCTCGACGAGCCGACCGGCGGCTCCATCGAGTTCGACGGCAAGGACATCACGCATCTGTCCCCGGGCCAACTGCGGCCGATGCGCCGCGACGTCCAGATGATCTTCCAGGATCCGTACGGGTCGCTGAACCCGCGGCACACCATCGGCGGCATCATCGGCACCCCCTTCCGCCTCCAGGGCGTCGAGCCCGAGGGCGGGGTGAAGAAGGAGGTGCAGCGGCTGCTGGAACTGGTGGGGCTGAGCCCCGAGCACTACAACCGCTATCCGCACGAGTTCTCCGGCGGCCAGCGGCAGCGCATCGGCATCGCCCGCGCGCTGGCGCTCAAGCCGAAGCTGGTGGTGGCCGACGAGCCGGTCTCCGCGCTGGACGTCTCCATCCAGGCACAGGTCGTCAACCTGATGGACGACCTCCAGAAGGAGCTGGGGCTGACCTACGTCATCATCGCTCACGACCTGTCGGTCATCCGGCACGTCTCGGACCGGATCGCGGTGATGTACCTGGGGAAGATCGTGGAGCTGGGCGACCGTACGTCGCTGTACGAGGCGCCGATGCACCCGTACACCAAGGCGCTGCTGTCCGCCGTGCCGGTGCCCGACCCCAAGCGGCGCACCCAGCGCGACCGTATCCTGCTCAAGGGCGATGTGCCCTCGCCGATCAATCCGCCGTCCGGCTGCCGGTTCCGTACCCGCTGCTGGAAGGCGACCGAGGTGTGCGGGACGACCGAGCCGCCGCTGACGGCGCTGCGGACCGGGCACAAGGTGGCCTGCCACCACCCGGAGAACGCCCCCGATCAGGTGCCCGGCGAAGCGTCCGGCGGTGCGTCCGGGAGTGCGTCCGGCGGTGCGACGGGTGGTACGCCCGGTACTGCGTCCGACGGACCGGCCGATGCCGAGAAATGA